The Flavobacteriales bacterium DNA segment ACCGGTAACTTTGAGTTTGATTAGTCAAGATAGTGTGAAATGTTTTGGACTTAATGACGGAGCCTTAGAAGTCTCTGCTTCTGGAGGTCGAGGCACTCTAGAATTTAGTATTGATAATGTGATTTGGCAATCTTCTGGTCTTTTTGAAGATTTAACAGCTGGGTCTCATGATATATATGCAAGAGACACCAATGGATGTATTGGTGTAGGAACTTTTGTGGTGCTAACTTATCCTGAAATATTTTTTGATGTATTGACTCATGATACTATTTTCTGTCAAGATTCTTTAGCTAACTTACATGTTCAAGCATACGGTGGTAATGCGCCTTATCAGTATGTAATAAACATTCCTCAACTTACTGGTTTGTTTGAAGACTTGCCAGCTGCGGATTACACTATTTTTGCTGAGGACGCCTTTGGATGCTTAAAGGATACTACACTTTCCGTAATAGAAGTTCCTTTCTTGTCTGTTGATGTTGAATCTACAGATTTATCTTGTTTTAATTCAGCAGACGGTTCTATAGTTGTTACTCCTTCAAGTGGCACAACTCCGTATGATATAACAATTGGCACTTTGGATACTTTAACAAACACTAGTTTTCAGGTTTCAGACTTTGTCACTGGCGATTATAATGTCTCTGTTGTTGATGCTAAAGGTTGTCCTTTTGACACTCTAATTCAGATAGCTGAGCCAGATGAAATTGTATTATCATTTGACAATGTGGTTAACTCCACATGTTTCGGTGCTGATAATGGTAGTATTGATATTACCCATACAGGTGGCGTCGGAGAATTAACATTTTCATGGTCAAAAGATGGTTTACCATTAGCTATTAATGCAGTTAGTGCTGTAGCACTTTCACCAGGAAGCTATTCCGTATTTGCTACTGATGAAACATTATGTGTATCTCAAACAATTGATACAGTAATTACTGAGCCTTCTTTATTGGAGCTTTCAATCGATTCCATTTCAAATCCATTATGTTTTGGTGGTTCTGATGGTTATATTTCGGTTAGTTCCGTAGGTGGTACTTTGCCTTATTCTTACAATTGGTATGGAGATACAGCAGTCATTAGCTCTGATTTCTTAAGCAATGTTTCCGATGGAGTATACAATGTTATTGTTACTGATAACAATAATTGTAGCGATACTATTTTAAATATTGCTTTAAATCAACCTAATCAAATGTTATTAGTCAACCCAATTCCAAATGTTGATGTAGCATGTTTTGGAGCTTCTACAGGTCAAATAAACGTTGAGGTTATTGGAGGTACAGGTCCTTATAATTTTTCCTCACTACCTAATATTGGCAACACTAGTACGCCTGCGCCATCCTTTTTCACTATTTCGGATATCCCTAGTGGTCAATACCAGATTACCGTTATTGATAGCAATGGATGTGAATTTGGTGAAACTTTTGAAATACAGCAGAACACAGAGATACAGGCGCAATTTTCAGGAATCACCCCAGAAACTTGTAATGCTGATAACGGGCAAGTGACTGTAACTGCATCTGGTGGTGTTCCTAATTATACCTATGATTGGGTTCAATCCGGTCAATCTTCATCAACAGCAATATTATTATCAGGAGGTGAAAATAAATTTGTTAAGATAACAGACTCTAAGAGTTGTGAGAAAGATTTTATGGTTTTTGTGCCAAAAATTGCTCCAGTTGAAATTACTTCTATCAATACAACAGACAACTTATGCTCAGGAGATACGCTAGGGGAGCTTAAGGTTACAGCTTTTGGTAGTGCTTATCCTTTTACTTATACTTTAAGTGGTGTAGGCAATGTGACATCATCCGACACTACTGCTACTTTTACCAATTTATTATCAAACAGTTATACTCTTAGCGTAGCAGATAGTAACGGTTGTACCGATACCCAATCGTCAGTTTTAATTGAAGAAAATTTTGTTATTACTGTTGAGATTGACCCTTCTTCAACGACAATGCTTGCTTGTAATGGTGATGATAATGGTAAAATATTCTTGAATATTCAAGGAGGTAATCCATTCCCTGGAAATTATTACTGGTTGTTTGTTAACGACCCAAATTTCTCACAGCAAATAACTTCAGATTCAATAACTGGTTTATCGGCTGGAACTTATAATTTATCTATTCAAGATGCTAATGGTTGTGTGCAATCTATATCTTACGAGATTTCTGAGCCGGAGCCAATTAGTGTTGTTCAAGTTCTAAGCCCAACATCTTGCAATGATGGTGACGATGGAGAAGCTCTAATAATTATTTCTGGAGGAACAACCAACTATACTTTGAGTTCAAATACTTCATCTTTATCTTTTACTCAACTTTCTGCTGATACCTTTATGGTTTCAGGATTGTCAGAAGGCTTATATTTTTATGATATTATTGATGCAAATGGTTGTGATAAGTTAAATAACTCCTTTTATATTTCACACCCATCGGCAATTGAGGTTGTCAATATTTCATCAACATTAGAAAGTTGTTTAGGTTGGGATGCTACGGCCTCTGTTTCGGTAACAGGAGGTACTACTCCTTATACCTATCTTTGGTCTTATGACATTGACTATCAACAACCTGTTCAGTTAGAAAATAATACACTAAACCCTTCAGTTAATAGTCCTAATGTCGAATTCCTTACAGAAGGTTTTTACTATGTTCACATTTGGGATTTTAACTCTTGCTATACTGTTGATAGTATTTATATTTCGAAAACTAATACACCTACACTTTCATTATTAGGAACCGTAGATAACTTATGTTATGGTAATGAAAATGGTCAAATATCATTGACTGCTTCTGGAGGAACTCCATTCTATGAATACTCCTTAAATGGCGGAGTTACTTGGCAATACCTATCTACATTTAGCGGTTTGGAGGAAGGTTTTTATAACGCTACTGTTCGAGATTCCTTAGGTTGTAGCGATGAACTAGAAGACATTGAAATATTAGCTCCTTCTCCTATAAGTGTTAGCGTTGCTGTAGAAGATGTAAGCTGTGTCGGTTCTTCTGATGGTTCGGCATCAGTTGTATTGGTTTCAGGCGGAACGCCATCAAGTAACGGCTATTCGTACAGTTGGCAAAATGAGAATGGAGTAAATCTTTGGCCAGGTAATTTATCAGCTATCAACCCAACAGTTAATAATCTTTTACCAGGTTCATATCAACTAGAAGTAGAAGATAATAACGGTTGTATAATTACATACTCTCCCGTTATTGTAGATGAGCCGTTAGACGTTACCGTAGATTTATCTGTGTTATCTAGTTATAACGGTA contains these protein-coding regions:
- a CDS encoding gliding motility-associated C-terminal domain-containing protein; this translates as MKILDKIKVIAIFLVCFSSVLQSYAQCGSFNVIVVQNDLCNSNGIVDVVYSHPYSIEVQFPNFTTATYNSTQDTITLTGLFGGNYTITTQDVNSCSESISLTSNSIATTVFSPTFFTNGYNVNCYGDCNGQIFVNLTNPSELYTIDWYMDSVFGAPFYSSTTATSNSSSQNNLCAGQYVFLFTSESGCQSTRNYTLREPDSLDIQGIASEVVCSSGSSGSVEIDVTGGVGESINNANGNVVDTLDYTFSWTSTNAFTSTDEDIFGLTSGDYTVSVTDANGCTAQKLFSVVDTVAPVTLSLISQDSVKCFGLNDGALEVSASGGRGTLEFSIDNVIWQSSGLFEDLTAGSHDIYARDTNGCIGVGTFVVLTYPEIFFDVLTHDTIFCQDSLANLHVQAYGGNAPYQYVINIPQLTGLFEDLPAADYTIFAEDAFGCLKDTTLSVIEVPFLSVDVESTDLSCFNSADGSIVVTPSSGTTPYDITIGTLDTLTNTSFQVSDFVTGDYNVSVVDAKGCPFDTLIQIAEPDEIVLSFDNVVNSTCFGADNGSIDITHTGGVGELTFSWSKDGLPLAINAVSAVALSPGSYSVFATDETLCVSQTIDTVITEPSLLELSIDSISNPLCFGGSDGYISVSSVGGTLPYSYNWYGDTAVISSDFLSNVSDGVYNVIVTDNNNCSDTILNIALNQPNQMLLVNPIPNVDVACFGASTGQINVEVIGGTGPYNFSSLPNIGNTSTPAPSFFTISDIPSGQYQITVIDSNGCEFGETFEIQQNTEIQAQFSGITPETCNADNGQVTVTASGGVPNYTYDWVQSGQSSSTAILLSGGENKFVKITDSKSCEKDFMVFVPKIAPVEITSINTTDNLCSGDTLGELKVTAFGSAYPFTYTLSGVGNVTSSDTTATFTNLLSNSYTLSVADSNGCTDTQSSVLIEENFVITVEIDPSSTTMLACNGDDNGKIFLNIQGGNPFPGNYYWLFVNDPNFSQQITSDSITGLSAGTYNLSIQDANGCVQSISYEISEPEPISVVQVLSPTSCNDGDDGEALIIISGGTTNYTLSSNTSSLSFTQLSADTFMVSGLSEGLYFYDIIDANGCDKLNNSFYISHPSAIEVVNISSTLESCLGWDATASVSVTGGTTPYTYLWSYDIDYQQPVQLENNTLNPSVNSPNVEFLTEGFYYVHIWDFNSCYTVDSIYISKTNTPTLSLLGTVDNLCYGNENGQISLTASGGTPFYEYSLNGGVTWQYLSTFSGLEEGFYNATVRDSLGCSDELEDIEILAPSPISVSVAVEDVSCVGSSDGSASVVLVSGGTPSSNGYSYSWQNENGVNLWPGNLSAINPTVNNLLPGSYQLEVEDNNGCIITYSPVIVDEPLDVTVDLSVLSSYNGKDISCFGFSDGIILANAGGGAGSFTFKWYVSTQSDDIRTNISAGFDTLSLVPQGDYTVVVTDSRGCTNQAEISLTHPDAIDVDFEDVINIRCEGNNDGEATATFSGGLGFGNYSVVWTNSQNNNISLIPKASNLSAGTYFATYTDNNGCVGSDSITIDYSELFSLTNTNDTTSVSCLGAIDGSFNFNVVGGWLPYTYDWNDPLNQHSATAVGLAPGMWYTNIITDGEGCILIDSVYVTSPDDIVEITTYSIVDNDCYGETNGAIDLVVSGGTPNYDFQWSGPSTNSTNEDVSNLAKGVYNVVITDAFGCEITATYEIDGPDNPLLINSVNTTNVSCNGLSDGTASLNNQITGGTSPYVNIDWDGENPSILSAGNYTVEVTDNNGCKSSSSYTIFEPDAYSVSLDVVNEYCEGQNGSIVVHASGATPFNDGYYNYEIEPISGISPSLNYQSSAINNANIVVDFPADNDVSDTLFLLSITDDNGCIYTEEVEIHPARAFNYNATMSICYGDSIVIDANGFNDYSTYSWSINPFQEINSDESKLGLVVTNSSTIFVTVSDYASACSFTDELDIVVLNPVIASNEDFGIIRGESATLTIIDGEPPYLWSTTETTSDIVVSPLITTNYIAYALDTVTGCIGNDTVRVFVGMNEGFSPNGDGYNDTWEISYLNQYESSKIEIFNRWGASLWSSSYPSIENWDGKFNGSDLPVGTYYYIITFDSSLNKEPLTGPVTIVR